AGAACGGCTAACCTTTACCGTGCCATCATCACGAATAAACCGCTGAATTTCACCAATAATCATCGGAACAGCATATGTTGAAAATTTAACATCATACGATAGGTCAAATTTATCAACGGACTTTAATAGTCCTATACATCCAATTTGAAATAAATCATCGGGCTCATAACCACGGTTAATAAAACGTTGAACAACCGACCAAACGAGCCGCATATTTTTTTGGACGATTGTATCTCGTGCAATTTGATCACCTTGCTGACTGCGCTTGATGAGGTCTTTAACTTCATGATCCTTTAAATACGGTTCGTTTTTATTTTTTTTGACCTCCACATCCATTGGCAAGTCTCCTTAATTACATAGCGCTTTACTATTTGTTAAGTGCTTTTTTAAATATAAGGTCGTACCTTCTAATACAGTAGACTCTACTCGAATTTCGTCCATAAAGTTTTCCATTATGGTGAAACCCATTCCAGAGCGTTCTAGATCTGGTTTCGTTGTGTATAAAGGCTGCTTTGCTTCATCCACGTTATCGATACCAATTCCTTCATCACGAATCATCAGCTCCACTACACCGTCTTCATGAAGCGTCACAGAAATATATACCACACCATCCGGATTGCTTTCGTAGCCGTGAATAATAGCATTTGTTACTGCTTCAGATACGACTGTTTTAATTTCTGTTAACTCATCCATTGTTGGATCTAACTG
The genomic region above belongs to Priestia megaterium and contains:
- the spoIIAB gene encoding anti-sigma F factor, yielding MKNQMNLQFSALSQNESFARVTVASFITQLDPTMDELTEIKTVVSEAVTNAIIHGYESNPDGVVYISVTLHEDGVVELMIRDEGIGIDNVDEAKQPLYTTKPDLERSGMGFTIMENFMDEIRVESTVLEGTTLYLKKHLTNSKALCN